A section of the Pseudomonas sp. Q1-7 genome encodes:
- a CDS encoding chemotaxis protein CheD: MISRRFLNPGELHFGKGEVAVETLLGPCIAIVLWYPGARLGGMCHFQLPGTRRVFEHSRDLDGRYGSDAWIWLKQQARVHALKLSEAEVKLFGGARSLAGSAAKPCSDIGRQNIQFVERLMKDAGVRVVGRDLGGEGCRYIRFDLASGEVWVRRGAALMVQPGKEALP, encoded by the coding sequence ATGATTTCGAGGCGTTTCCTGAACCCGGGCGAGCTGCATTTCGGCAAGGGAGAGGTGGCGGTGGAGACCCTGCTAGGCCCTTGCATTGCCATCGTGCTCTGGTATCCCGGCGCGCGGCTGGGCGGCATGTGCCATTTCCAGCTGCCCGGTACGCGACGGGTGTTCGAGCATTCCCGCGATCTCGACGGCCGTTACGGCAGCGATGCCTGGATCTGGCTCAAGCAACAGGCGCGGGTGCATGCGTTGAAGCTGTCCGAGGCCGAGGTCAAGCTCTTCGGTGGGGCGCGCAGCCTGGCCGGCTCGGCCGCAAAACCGTGCAGCGACATCGGCCGGCAGAACATCCAGTTCGTCGAGCGCCTGATGAAGGACGCGGGTGTTCGCGTCGTCGGGCGTGACCTGGGCGGTGAGGGATGCCGGTACATCCGTTTCGACCTTGCCAGTGGCGAGGTCTGGGTGCGCCGTGGCGCCGCGTTGATGGTCCAGCCGGGCAAGGAGGCGTTGCCGTGA
- a CDS encoding CheR family methyltransferase: MSGGLDIALSEQEFRQMQRLFHERVGLQLQPVKKPLICGRLAKRLSALGLDSYQAYYQHLISPSGEDELEVAIDLITTHETYFFREPKHFEFLQQKILPEVVDREDFRVWSAASSTGEEAYTLAMLLDSGRPHSSWSVVATDISQQVLRSARRGLYVMARGERIPMHLLKRYCLKGKDRYEGHFLVERDLRERVEFRQGNLIKSAPELGLFDLILLRNVLIYFDVPTKLQVLRNVVDRLKSGGWLMVGHSEALHDTALPLELVTSSIYRKVDR; encoded by the coding sequence ATGAGTGGCGGACTGGATATCGCGCTCAGCGAGCAGGAGTTCCGGCAAATGCAGCGCCTGTTCCACGAACGGGTCGGCCTGCAGCTCCAGCCGGTGAAGAAGCCCTTGATCTGCGGGCGCCTGGCCAAGCGGCTTTCGGCCCTCGGTCTGGACAGCTACCAGGCCTACTACCAGCACCTGATCTCGCCGTCGGGCGAAGACGAGCTGGAGGTGGCGATCGACCTGATCACCACCCACGAAACCTATTTCTTCCGTGAACCCAAGCACTTCGAATTCCTGCAGCAGAAGATCCTTCCCGAAGTGGTCGACCGGGAGGACTTTCGTGTCTGGAGCGCCGCCAGCTCAACCGGGGAGGAGGCCTACACCCTGGCCATGCTGCTGGACAGTGGTCGGCCCCACAGCTCCTGGAGCGTGGTCGCCACCGACATCAGTCAGCAGGTGCTGCGCAGCGCGCGTCGCGGGCTCTATGTGATGGCGCGGGGCGAGCGGATTCCCATGCATCTGCTCAAGCGCTATTGCCTCAAGGGCAAGGACCGTTACGAGGGGCATTTCCTGGTGGAGCGCGACCTGCGCGAGCGGGTCGAGTTTCGCCAGGGCAACCTGATCAAGTCCGCGCCGGAGCTGGGCTTGTTCGACCTGATCCTGCTGCGCAACGTGCTCATCTATTTCGACGTTCCGACCAAGCTGCAGGTCTTGCGCAACGTGGTTGACCGGCTGAAGTCCGGTGGCTGGCTGATGGTTGGCCATTCGGAGGCACTGCACGACACCGCGCTGCCGCTGGAATTGGTGACATCGTCCATCTACCGCAAGGTGGATCGATGA
- a CDS encoding chemotaxis protein CheW: MTSLPIQATGKTRVQTESSTQQFLTLTLGEELFALPIEHIREIIEFGGLTRIPLMPEFLRGVINLRGAVVPVIDLAVRFGREHTAIARRTCVVIVEVEQGDGLQLLGIMVDAVNEVLAVDGQQLEARPAFGAHIRADFISGILRQNEQFIIVLNIPQVLSLDELAELVGALDQVAS, encoded by the coding sequence ATGACAAGCCTGCCTATCCAGGCCACGGGCAAGACCCGGGTCCAGACGGAGTCTTCCACGCAGCAGTTCCTCACCCTGACCCTGGGGGAAGAGCTGTTCGCGCTGCCCATCGAACACATCCGCGAGATCATCGAGTTCGGTGGCCTGACGCGGATTCCGCTGATGCCCGAGTTCCTGCGCGGGGTGATCAACCTGCGCGGCGCCGTGGTACCGGTCATCGACCTGGCGGTGCGCTTCGGTCGCGAACACACGGCGATTGCCCGGCGCACGTGCGTGGTGATCGTCGAGGTGGAGCAGGGCGATGGCCTGCAACTGCTCGGCATCATGGTCGACGCGGTGAACGAGGTGCTGGCGGTGGACGGCCAGCAGTTGGAGGCGCGTCCGGCGTTCGGCGCCCATATTCGGGCCGATTTCATTTCCGGCATCCTCAGGCAGAACGAGCAATTCATCATCGTCCTCAACATTCCCCAGGTCTTGTCTCTCGACGAACTGGCGGAGCTGGTTGGTGCGCTCGACCAGGTGGCGTCCTGA
- a CDS encoding methyl-accepting chemotaxis protein: MMVIVCIVAALLLAGLLCTLISRSLLRQLGGEPREAAECLQRVASGDLTVDIVLRDGDQHSMLYSLRQMVLKLRSIMGDVRITADSLASASEQVAASAQALSQNASEQAANVEETSASVEQIAATVAQNSENARITDGMASQSSKDAEEGGTAVREMVEAMRQIADKIGIIDDIAYQTNLLALNAAIEAARAGDHGKGFAVVAAEVRKLAERSQVAAQEIGAVASDSVTLAERAGDLLEKMVPSIRKTADLVQEIASASREQNTGLEQINLAVTQLAQTTQVNASASEELSSTSEEMSGQAVQLQEMIQFFQIKERSLASSRHLPPPSDRQSGPAPRVMSRERPRRTLLDEPIDESAFTRF, encoded by the coding sequence ATGATGGTGATCGTCTGCATCGTTGCCGCCCTGCTACTGGCCGGGCTGCTCTGCACCCTGATCAGCCGCAGCCTGCTGCGCCAGCTCGGCGGTGAACCCCGCGAGGCAGCCGAATGCCTGCAACGGGTCGCCTCCGGCGATCTCACCGTGGATATCGTTCTGCGTGACGGCGACCAGCACAGCATGCTCTACAGCCTGCGGCAGATGGTGCTGAAGCTGCGCTCGATCATGGGCGACGTGCGCATCACCGCGGATTCGCTGGCGTCGGCCTCGGAACAGGTGGCGGCGTCGGCGCAGGCGTTGAGCCAGAACGCCTCGGAACAGGCGGCGAACGTGGAGGAGACCAGCGCTTCGGTGGAGCAGATCGCGGCGACCGTGGCGCAGAACAGCGAGAACGCGCGGATCACCGATGGTATGGCGAGCCAGTCATCGAAGGATGCGGAAGAGGGTGGCACGGCAGTGCGCGAGATGGTCGAGGCGATGCGGCAGATCGCCGACAAGATCGGCATCATCGACGACATTGCCTACCAGACCAACCTGCTGGCGCTGAACGCGGCCATCGAGGCGGCGCGGGCCGGAGACCACGGCAAGGGCTTCGCGGTGGTGGCGGCGGAAGTGCGCAAGCTGGCCGAGCGCAGCCAGGTGGCGGCGCAGGAAATCGGCGCGGTGGCGTCGGACAGCGTGACCCTGGCCGAGCGGGCCGGCGACCTGCTGGAGAAGATGGTGCCGTCGATCCGCAAGACCGCGGACCTGGTGCAGGAGATCGCCTCGGCGTCGCGGGAGCAGAACACCGGCCTGGAGCAGATCAACCTGGCGGTGACTCAACTGGCGCAGACCACCCAGGTGAACGCCTCGGCCTCCGAGGAGTTGTCGTCGACCTCGGAGGAGATGAGCGGCCAGGCCGTACAGTTGCAGGAGATGATCCAGTTCTTCCAGATCAAGGAGCGTTCGCTTGCCAGCAGCCGACATCTGCCGCCGCCTTCCGATCGCCAATCCGGGCCGGCGCCGCGCGTGATGTCTCGGGAACGCCCGCGTCGCACGTTGCTGGATGAGCCCATCGACGAATCGGCCTTCACCCGTTTCTAG
- a CDS encoding chemotaxis protein CheA: MNLDQARGALVQEGRELLAAMEEALLEIETIGYSSDRVNAIFRAAHTIKGSAGLFGLESLISFTHVVESLLDQVRNDERDLDAAMLSLLLSCGDYIGRMLDAVDDGQEAHDPDPERRQYLLEQLNRYLESAVPTVPAAANSASGPVLSRAPNPERIDVLAQEGVSSDLWHISLRPNADVLRNGLDPLSFIRYLQKLGRIVYLHTLTDNLPEATGFDPESSYLGYEIAFDSSASKQEIEDAFEFIRDDCRLHIMPPHSAIESFNSLIASLPETPARLGEILVRSGALTPFELERVLVRQNEANPPAQLGAMLVKERLVAPPVVTAALHKQKQVEEKRNHEQVFIKVEAGKLDQLINLVGELVIAGAAASLSLRQGDTTAMAEANEGVTSLVERIRDASLSLRMVAIGEVFQRFPRVVRDISKELGKDIELLVTGADTELDKSMVEKLADPLMHIVRNAMDHGIEPSEQRHAKGKPARGTLRLNAYHESGSIVIEVSDDGRGLDRERILAKAVEKGLVQPDQMLGDNEIFRLIFEPGFSTAAQVTNLSGRGVGMDVVRRNIEQLRGEVDVISEYGEGTRVRIRLPLTLAIIDGFLVRVGGESFVLPLDSVVECVDLVEQDNRHNLVSLRGEPLPYVRVRELFGLAPGEGQRESLVVLQFGKERAGVVVDQLGGEFQAVIKPLGQIFAMNKVLSGSTILGDGSVALILDVPHLIQRACVAAERQAQAGLVGTLGA; this comes from the coding sequence ATGAATCTGGATCAGGCACGCGGCGCGCTGGTGCAGGAAGGCCGCGAACTCCTGGCCGCGATGGAAGAGGCCCTGCTGGAGATCGAAACCATCGGTTACAGCAGCGACCGCGTCAACGCGATCTTCCGTGCCGCACACACCATCAAGGGGTCGGCCGGCCTGTTCGGTCTGGAGTCGCTGATCAGCTTCACCCATGTGGTGGAAAGCCTGCTGGACCAGGTGCGTAACGACGAACGCGATCTGGATGCGGCGATGCTCTCGCTGCTGCTCAGCTGCGGCGACTACATCGGACGGATGCTCGATGCGGTGGATGACGGGCAGGAGGCCCACGACCCCGACCCGGAACGGCGCCAGTACCTGCTCGAACAGCTCAACCGTTACCTTGAGTCGGCTGTGCCGACGGTGCCAGCGGCCGCCAACAGCGCCAGCGGTCCGGTTCTCTCCCGTGCGCCAAATCCGGAGCGTATCGACGTGCTCGCGCAGGAGGGTGTGAGCAGCGATCTTTGGCACATCTCCCTGCGGCCCAATGCCGATGTCCTGCGCAACGGATTGGACCCGCTGTCATTCATCCGCTACCTGCAGAAACTGGGGCGCATCGTCTACCTGCACACCCTGACCGACAACCTGCCGGAGGCCACCGGCTTCGACCCGGAGAGCAGTTACCTCGGCTATGAAATCGCGTTCGACTCCAGTGCCAGCAAGCAGGAGATCGAAGACGCCTTCGAATTCATCCGCGACGATTGCCGGCTACACATCATGCCGCCGCACAGCGCCATCGAGTCGTTCAACAGCCTGATCGCCAGCCTGCCCGAAACCCCGGCCCGACTTGGCGAAATCCTGGTGCGTAGCGGCGCGCTGACGCCCTTCGAGCTGGAGCGGGTGCTGGTCCGGCAGAACGAAGCCAACCCCCCCGCGCAGCTGGGTGCCATGCTGGTGAAGGAGCGTCTGGTGGCGCCGCCGGTGGTGACCGCGGCCCTGCACAAGCAGAAGCAGGTAGAGGAAAAGCGCAACCACGAGCAGGTCTTCATCAAGGTCGAGGCGGGCAAGCTCGACCAGTTGATCAACCTGGTGGGCGAGTTGGTGATCGCCGGTGCCGCCGCCAGCCTGTCCCTGCGCCAGGGCGACACCACGGCCATGGCCGAGGCCAACGAGGGGGTCACCAGCCTGGTCGAGCGTATCCGCGATGCCTCGCTGTCCTTGCGTATGGTGGCCATTGGCGAAGTGTTTCAGCGCTTCCCGCGGGTGGTGCGGGATATCAGCAAGGAGCTCGGCAAGGACATCGAACTGCTGGTCACCGGCGCCGACACCGAACTGGACAAGTCCATGGTGGAGAAGCTCGCCGATCCGCTGATGCATATCGTGCGCAATGCCATGGACCACGGCATCGAGCCGTCGGAGCAGCGCCATGCCAAGGGCAAGCCGGCGCGCGGCACGCTGCGCCTGAACGCCTACCACGAGTCTGGCAGCATCGTCATCGAGGTCAGTGACGACGGCCGCGGCCTGGACCGCGAGCGCATTCTCGCCAAGGCCGTCGAGAAGGGGCTGGTGCAGCCTGACCAGATGCTCGGCGACAACGAGATTTTCCGCCTCATCTTCGAGCCCGGCTTCTCCACTGCCGCGCAGGTCACCAACCTTTCCGGGCGTGGCGTGGGAATGGATGTGGTGCGCCGCAATATCGAGCAGTTGCGCGGCGAAGTGGATGTGATCAGCGAGTACGGCGAGGGCACCAGGGTGCGCATTCGCCTGCCACTGACGCTGGCGATCATCGACGGTTTCCTGGTGCGGGTGGGCGGGGAGTCCTTCGTGCTGCCGTTGGACTCCGTGGTGGAGTGCGTCGACCTGGTCGAGCAGGACAACCGGCACAACCTGGTCAGCCTGCGCGGCGAACCCTTGCCCTACGTGCGGGTACGCGAACTGTTCGGCCTCGCACCGGGGGAAGGGCAGCGGGAGAGCCTGGTGGTCCTGCAGTTTGGGAAAGAGCGCGCCGGGGTGGTGGTCGACCAGTTGGGGGGCGAGTTTCAGGCGGTGATCAAGCCCCTCGGGCAGATTTTTGCAATGAACAAGGTGCTCAGTGGCTCGACGATTCTCGGCGACGGGAGCGTGGCGTTGATCCTCGATGTACCACACTTGATCCAGCGCGCCTGTGTCGCTGCGGAAAGACAGGCCCAGGCGGGGCTGGTCGGCACCCTGGGTGCCTGA
- a CDS encoding STAS domain-containing protein, producing MAKICYLTEGDRPLVAIQGELNIYQAAHLKDELLAVLSNQSALDLDLADVEDCDSSGVQLLLLLKREARRQDKHLSLVNHSSCVTEVIELLNLVSELGDPLVLPLSNPRVRP from the coding sequence ATGGCCAAGATCTGCTACCTCACCGAAGGTGACCGTCCGCTCGTTGCCATTCAGGGCGAACTCAATATCTACCAGGCGGCCCATCTGAAGGATGAACTGCTCGCAGTCTTGTCCAACCAGTCCGCGCTGGACCTGGATCTCGCCGACGTCGAAGACTGCGACAGCAGCGGCGTGCAACTGCTGCTGCTGCTCAAGCGCGAGGCGCGCCGGCAGGACAAGCATTTGAGCCTGGTCAACCATTCCTCCTGTGTCACCGAGGTCATCGAACTGCTCAACCTGGTCTCGGAATTGGGGGACCCGCTGGTGCTGCCGCTCAGCAACCCGAGGGTACGTCCATGA
- a CDS encoding response regulator, whose translation MGKTVLVVDDSASFRQVVGIALKGAGYDVLEACDGKDALGKLDGRKINLIVSDVNMPVMDGITFVKSAKQLPAYKFTPVIMLTTEAGEAKKAEGKAAGVRAWVVKPFQPPVLLDAVSKLILP comes from the coding sequence ATGGGCAAGACCGTGCTGGTGGTGGATGACTCGGCGAGCTTCAGGCAGGTCGTCGGCATCGCGCTGAAAGGTGCCGGCTATGACGTGCTGGAGGCCTGCGACGGAAAAGATGCGCTGGGCAAGCTGGATGGTCGCAAGATCAATCTGATCGTGTCCGACGTGAACATGCCCGTCATGGACGGCATCACCTTCGTCAAATCCGCCAAGCAATTGCCGGCCTATAAGTTCACTCCCGTGATCATGTTGACCACCGAAGCCGGCGAGGCAAAGAAGGCCGAAGGCAAGGCCGCGGGGGTTCGCGCCTGGGTGGTCAAGCCTTTCCAGCCACCGGTGCTGCTCGATGCAGTGTCCAAGCTGATCCTGCCCTGA
- a CDS encoding response regulator — protein sequence MEAGYEVVAEGNDGDQVEALVESHDPDVLMLDLTMRRRSGLEALSIVRSRWPELPVILLSMHDTRDYVVKAMQMGATGYLLKDAAVVELQLSIQSVLGGHRYLSPRVAGQVIDALSRPVSEAPAEQLTSRQQEVLYWLARGKSNKEIAFILNLSAKTVDTHRAQIMERLGIRDLAGLVRYALRKGVIKLDE from the coding sequence CGCTGGTTGAGTCCCATGATCCAGATGTGCTCATGCTCGACCTCACTATGCGTCGTCGCTCGGGCCTCGAAGCCCTGTCCATCGTTCGCTCCCGCTGGCCGGAACTCCCGGTCATCCTGCTGTCCATGCATGACACCCGCGACTACGTGGTGAAGGCCATGCAGATGGGGGCAACCGGTTACTTGCTCAAGGATGCCGCCGTGGTGGAGCTGCAGTTGTCCATTCAGTCCGTACTGGGCGGCCACCGCTACCTGAGTCCGCGCGTGGCTGGCCAGGTCATCGACGCCTTGTCCAGGCCGGTTAGCGAGGCGCCAGCCGAACAGCTCACCAGCCGTCAGCAGGAAGTTCTCTACTGGCTCGCCCGGGGCAAGAGCAATAAGGAAATCGCCTTCATCCTCAACCTGAGCGCAAAGACGGTGGACACCCACCGCGCACAGATCATGGAGCGCCTGGGAATCCGCGACCTTGCCGGCCTGGTCCGTTATGCGCTGCGCAAGGGCGTCATCAAGCTGGATGAGTGA